A single Planctomycetota bacterium DNA region contains:
- a CDS encoding HEAT repeat domain-containing protein gives MGKCSREELARQVESLVDGLDLTSAASDGAAEAASGIAALGADAVACLVHSALRRDAARRDRVAAILGSFAGEAARWARDALAAALNSPVLNPTERMWLSAVCRGMEEACSGRPRPGTPLPGDLLDDEGELILWRDEFACLLPEEQEAVLAPLLQDGNPALLRLLEAVTSLQVPQVDAAVAAGLARFATPAALPLLRELLRRPDPAVRAHARATLGALERQGVDVRGVFVAEPTPTEPVLAALVGPPWSDGRLMVLVARHQAPASLRFAAVIVDPVELGIVTTWGQTGMSAADFRRLLADYTQKMGQSFAQVDVNVAQALVAAAEEYAVRRGHTLSPDYLVWRRCIGRPSRPVPLPIVFGPKCSECDAALGSGDMRRGAIIAGRVALCARCAAQPRLCAVCQRLLSRGQEGVRAREGPEPGKMEFLCRHCARGR, from the coding sequence ATGGGAAAGTGCTCCAGGGAAGAGCTGGCGCGGCAGGTGGAGAGCCTGGTGGACGGGTTGGACCTCACGTCGGCGGCCTCCGACGGCGCGGCCGAGGCCGCGTCGGGCATCGCGGCCCTGGGCGCCGACGCCGTGGCCTGCCTGGTGCACAGCGCGCTGCGGCGCGATGCGGCGCGGCGCGACCGGGTGGCGGCGATCCTGGGCTCGTTCGCGGGCGAGGCGGCCCGCTGGGCGCGCGATGCGCTGGCCGCGGCTCTCAACTCCCCCGTGCTCAACCCCACCGAGCGGATGTGGCTGAGCGCCGTGTGCCGCGGCATGGAGGAGGCCTGCTCGGGCCGCCCGCGGCCGGGCACGCCACTGCCGGGCGACCTCCTGGATGATGAGGGCGAGCTGATCCTGTGGCGCGACGAGTTCGCCTGCCTGTTGCCGGAGGAGCAGGAGGCTGTCCTCGCCCCGCTGCTCCAGGATGGCAACCCCGCGCTCCTCCGGCTGCTCGAGGCGGTGACCAGCCTGCAAGTGCCCCAGGTGGATGCCGCTGTGGCCGCGGGCCTCGCGCGGTTCGCCACGCCCGCGGCGCTGCCGCTCTTGCGCGAGCTGCTGCGGCGGCCCGACCCGGCCGTCCGCGCCCACGCGCGCGCCACCCTGGGCGCACTCGAGCGCCAGGGGGTGGACGTGCGCGGCGTCTTCGTGGCCGAGCCCACGCCGACCGAGCCGGTGCTGGCCGCACTCGTCGGCCCCCCCTGGAGCGACGGCCGCCTGATGGTGCTGGTGGCTCGGCACCAGGCGCCCGCCAGCCTCCGCTTCGCCGCGGTCATCGTGGACCCGGTGGAACTCGGGATCGTGACGACCTGGGGACAGACGGGCATGTCGGCCGCGGACTTCCGTCGGCTGCTGGCCGACTACACGCAGAAGATGGGGCAGAGCTTCGCGCAGGTGGATGTGAATGTGGCGCAGGCGTTGGTGGCTGCCGCCGAAGAGTACGCCGTTCGCCGCGGCCACACGCTCTCGCCCGACTACCTCGTGTGGCGGCGGTGCATCGGGAGGCCGAGCCGCCCCGTGCCGCTCCCCATCGTCTTCGGCCCCAAGTGCTCGGAGTGCGACGCCGCACTGGGCAGCGGCGACATGCGCCGCGGCGCCATCATCGCGGGCCGCGTGGCCCTGTGCGCGCGGTGCGCCGCGCAACCGCGCCTGTGCGCCGTCTGCCAGCGGCTTCTGAGCCGCGGCCAGGAGGGCGTGCGGGCACGGGAGGGCCCCGAGCCGGGGAAGATGGAGTTCCTGTGCCGGCACTGCGCGCGCGGCAGGTGA
- a CDS encoding DNA methyltransferase — protein sequence MPRRKARDASKRKVELKPPSVHPKNKLNALTGNEWLFFTKSVLRTSYPHGLGHRLRREQGGNKPPQLMQHLIEFFTKPGQSVLDPFAGVGGTLLGASLAGRTAAGIELNPRWVEIYRQVCETEGIEPQETLVGDCLEVLPGLAASGRTFDFIATDPPYSIALEKTMCDGTYDIQHRKTDFDKYSDDAADFRNLATFAEFYDAIERAFALTFPLLREGGYLAVIIRDSYQGGRYIPATYEIAQRIERGGYVMKGIKVWYATGARVRPYGYPNAYIPNIVHQNIAIFRKEKPAKAKRKIARETHGKKTGSPAGS from the coding sequence GTGCCCCGACGCAAGGCCCGCGATGCCAGCAAGAGGAAGGTGGAGCTCAAGCCCCCCTCGGTTCACCCGAAGAACAAGCTCAACGCCCTCACGGGCAACGAGTGGCTCTTCTTCACCAAGTCGGTGCTCCGCACCAGCTACCCGCACGGCCTGGGCCACCGGCTGCGGCGCGAGCAGGGCGGCAACAAGCCGCCGCAGCTCATGCAACACCTCATCGAGTTCTTCACCAAGCCGGGCCAGAGCGTGCTCGACCCCTTCGCCGGCGTGGGCGGCACGCTGCTCGGCGCCTCGCTGGCCGGCCGCACGGCCGCCGGCATCGAGCTGAACCCGCGCTGGGTCGAAATCTACCGCCAGGTGTGCGAGACCGAGGGCATCGAGCCGCAGGAGACGCTCGTGGGCGACTGCCTCGAGGTGCTGCCGGGCCTGGCCGCCTCGGGCCGCACCTTCGACTTCATCGCCACCGACCCGCCCTACTCGATCGCCCTCGAAAAGACCATGTGCGACGGCACCTACGACATCCAGCACCGCAAGACCGACTTCGACAAGTATTCGGACGATGCGGCCGACTTCCGCAACCTGGCCACCTTCGCCGAGTTCTACGACGCCATCGAGCGCGCCTTCGCGCTCACGTTCCCGCTCTTGCGCGAGGGCGGCTACCTGGCCGTGATCATCCGCGACTCCTACCAGGGCGGCCGCTACATCCCGGCCACCTACGAGATCGCCCAGCGGATCGAGCGCGGCGGCTACGTGATGAAAGGCATCAAGGTGTGGTACGCCACGGGCGCGCGCGTGCGGCCCTACGGCTATCCCAACGCCTACATCCCCAACATCGTCCACCAGAACATCGCCATCTTCCGCAAAGAGAAACCCGCGAAAGCGAAGAGAAAGATTGCCCGCGAAACACACGGGAAGAAGACAGGAAGCCCAGCAGGGTCCTGA
- the nth gene encoding endonuclease III translates to MESLAEKKVRVKRIIAKLSKEYPNARCLLDHSTPLELLVATILAAQCADERVNKTTPALFRRFRTAADFAAAPLEELEGMIRSCGTFRNKARAIIACCKELVEKHGGQVPAQMDVLSNLPGVGRKTANVILGTCFGVPAIIVDTHALRLSGRLGLADPHNVEKKYADKIERELAEAVPQKDWTLFSHLLTFHGRYCCTARRPACPRCPIAALCPYPGKTQE, encoded by the coding sequence ATGGAATCGCTCGCCGAGAAGAAGGTTCGGGTCAAGAGGATCATTGCGAAGCTGAGCAAGGAGTACCCCAACGCCCGATGCCTGCTCGACCACTCAACCCCCCTCGAACTGCTCGTGGCGACGATTCTGGCGGCGCAGTGCGCGGACGAGCGGGTGAACAAGACCACGCCCGCGCTGTTCCGGCGATTCAGGACCGCGGCCGACTTCGCCGCCGCGCCCCTCGAGGAGCTGGAGGGGATGATCCGCTCGTGCGGCACGTTCCGCAACAAGGCCCGCGCCATCATCGCCTGCTGCAAGGAGCTGGTCGAGAAGCACGGCGGCCAGGTCCCCGCCCAGATGGACGTGCTCTCGAACCTGCCCGGCGTGGGGCGCAAGACGGCGAACGTGATCCTCGGCACCTGCTTCGGCGTGCCGGCGATCATCGTGGACACCCACGCGCTGCGCCTGAGCGGCCGCTTGGGCCTCGCCGACCCGCACAACGTGGAGAAGAAGTACGCCGACAAGATCGAGAGGGAACTGGCCGAGGCGGTTCCGCAGAAGGACTGGACTCTGTTTTCGCACCTCCTGACGTTCCACGGGCGCTACTGCTGCACGGCGCGGCGGCCCGCCTGCCCGCGCTGCCCCATCGCCGCCCTCTGCCCGTATCCCGGGAAGACCCAAGAGTAG
- a CDS encoding MFS transporter: MRHNVRLLFLVCIGYGLTKGLTDFAVPLYLKWRGHSFRDIGTIFTVSAIAIFFLRIYLARLSDLIGRKLFYVGALVLTSLSYLGFPFLHRLAAMAGLKTASDLSFGVRETMHATALYESRAHGYVHLQGMTRGTEMLFMGAGTLAAGFLIVGCGYAVPFVASALVLLATTAVFARWFVEPADLERRGPPLGLVALLTTSFPRPILAITAMGFLFGISISASHYYVPPLFFQAKFGLDERAIAWIQLVHMLSHVPALFLVGWLVKRRWKAVFFWTLLVEGILLGLVGCFRTLAPTLAFWWTHDLIGAGLWAPLQWGLIQHYARKESRGLDASVVPAVTALGCIFGPLLAGHLAEWTSLPALGIAASADGQAVSLPMIASGAMMSLSALPLLLLPPDGTREASL; the protein is encoded by the coding sequence ATGCGGCATAACGTGCGGTTGCTGTTCCTCGTGTGCATCGGCTACGGGCTGACGAAGGGGCTGACGGACTTCGCGGTGCCGCTGTATCTGAAGTGGCGGGGCCATTCGTTCCGCGATATCGGCACGATCTTCACGGTGTCGGCCATCGCGATCTTCTTCCTGCGAATCTATCTGGCGCGCCTGTCGGACCTCATTGGGCGCAAGCTGTTCTACGTGGGCGCGCTGGTGCTCACGAGCCTGTCGTACCTCGGCTTCCCGTTCCTGCACCGCCTCGCGGCGATGGCCGGGCTGAAGACCGCCTCGGACCTGAGCTTCGGGGTCCGCGAGACGATGCACGCGACGGCGCTCTACGAGTCGCGCGCCCACGGCTACGTGCACCTCCAGGGCATGACGCGCGGCACCGAGATGCTGTTCATGGGGGCCGGCACGCTGGCCGCGGGCTTCCTCATCGTGGGGTGCGGGTACGCGGTGCCGTTCGTGGCGTCGGCGCTCGTGCTGCTGGCGACGACGGCCGTGTTCGCGCGGTGGTTTGTGGAGCCGGCGGACCTCGAGCGCCGGGGGCCGCCGCTCGGCCTGGTCGCGCTCCTCACCACGTCGTTCCCCAGGCCGATTCTCGCGATCACGGCCATGGGCTTCCTGTTCGGCATCTCGATCTCCGCCAGCCACTACTATGTGCCGCCGCTGTTCTTCCAGGCGAAGTTCGGCCTGGACGAGCGGGCGATCGCCTGGATCCAGCTCGTGCACATGCTATCGCACGTGCCCGCCCTCTTCCTGGTGGGCTGGCTGGTGAAGCGGCGCTGGAAGGCCGTGTTCTTCTGGACGCTCCTTGTCGAGGGCATCCTTCTGGGGCTCGTCGGGTGCTTCCGAACGCTGGCGCCGACGCTGGCGTTCTGGTGGACTCACGACCTCATTGGCGCGGGGCTGTGGGCGCCCCTCCAGTGGGGGCTGATCCAGCACTACGCGCGGAAGGAGTCGCGCGGCCTCGACGCGAGCGTGGTGCCCGCCGTGACGGCGCTGGGCTGCATCTTCGGCCCCCTGCTGGCGGGCCATCTGGCCGAGTGGACGAGTCTGCCCGCCCTCGGCATCGCGGCCTCGGCCGACGGGCAGGCGGTGAGCTTGCCCATGATCGCCAGCGGCGCTATGATGTCCCTATCGGCTCTGCCGTTGCTGTTGCTGCCGCCCGACGGGACCCGAGAGGCTTCGCTGTGA
- the miaB gene encoding tRNA (N6-isopentenyl adenosine(37)-C2)-methylthiotransferase MiaB: MAEQAKLHVVTFGCQMNKLDSEVVAGHLVEAGYALTESSREADVVLLNTCSVRQHAEDKVWSLLGTLRARKQRRPDLVLGVIGCMAQKEREAILQRMPHVDLVCGPMELDRLPELVAEVRQRRERVVAVGEGHVGRVPRGVTRRPNRFQAFVAVMRGCDNFCAYCVVPYVRGREESRPVAEVVAEVEALVADGVKEVTLLGQNVNSYGATLGDGTTLARLLERLDRVPGLERLRFVTSHPKDASDALFRAMADLPSVCPYLHLPAQSGSNRVLRDMNRGYTREHYLERIARVRALVPGIEVASDFIVGFPGETEAEFEETVDLVQRADFQNCFVFKYSPRAGTRAAEMADDVPWDVKQDRNRRLLAVQKAVMRRRHAALVGRALEVLVEGTSKRDASKLTGRTRANHIVAFAGDPRLEGHTVSVEITGFTPLTLFGRMR, from the coding sequence ATGGCTGAGCAAGCTAAGCTCCACGTAGTCACCTTCGGCTGCCAGATGAACAAGCTCGACAGCGAGGTCGTGGCCGGCCACCTCGTCGAAGCCGGCTACGCGCTCACCGAGTCCAGCCGCGAGGCCGACGTGGTGCTCCTCAACACGTGCAGCGTACGCCAGCACGCCGAGGACAAGGTCTGGTCGCTCCTCGGCACGCTGCGGGCGCGCAAGCAGCGGCGGCCCGACTTGGTGCTGGGCGTCATCGGCTGCATGGCCCAGAAGGAGCGCGAGGCGATCCTCCAGCGCATGCCGCACGTGGACCTCGTGTGCGGCCCGATGGAGCTGGACCGCCTGCCCGAGCTGGTGGCCGAGGTGCGCCAGCGGCGCGAGCGCGTGGTCGCCGTGGGCGAGGGCCACGTGGGGCGCGTGCCGCGCGGCGTCACCCGGCGCCCGAACCGCTTCCAGGCGTTTGTCGCCGTCATGCGCGGCTGCGACAACTTCTGCGCCTACTGCGTGGTGCCGTACGTGCGCGGCCGCGAGGAGAGCCGGCCCGTTGCGGAGGTCGTCGCCGAGGTCGAGGCCCTCGTCGCCGACGGCGTCAAGGAGGTCACCCTCCTCGGCCAGAACGTCAATTCCTACGGCGCCACGCTCGGCGACGGCACCACGCTCGCCCGGCTGCTGGAGCGGCTCGACCGTGTCCCGGGCCTCGAGCGCCTGCGCTTCGTTACGTCGCACCCCAAGGACGCCAGCGACGCGCTGTTCCGCGCGATGGCCGACCTGCCCAGCGTGTGCCCCTACCTGCACCTGCCGGCCCAGAGCGGCTCGAACCGCGTGCTGCGCGACATGAACCGCGGCTACACGCGCGAGCACTACCTCGAGCGCATCGCCCGCGTGCGCGCGCTCGTGCCCGGCATCGAGGTGGCCAGCGACTTCATCGTCGGCTTCCCCGGCGAGACCGAGGCCGAGTTCGAGGAGACCGTGGACCTCGTGCAGCGGGCCGACTTCCAGAATTGCTTCGTCTTCAAGTACTCGCCGCGGGCAGGCACGCGGGCGGCCGAGATGGCCGACGACGTGCCGTGGGACGTGAAGCAGGACCGCAACCGCCGCCTGCTGGCCGTGCAGAAAGCCGTCATGCGCCGGCGCCACGCGGCCCTGGTCGGCCGCGCGCTCGAGGTGCTGGTCGAGGGCACGAGCAAGCGCGATGCAAGCAAGCTCACCGGCCGCACGCGGGCCAACCACATCGTGGCCTTCGCGGGCGACCCGCGGCTCGAGGGCCATACGGTGAGCGTGGAGATCACCGGCTTCACCCCCCTCACGCTCTTCGGGAGAATGCGGTGA